Proteins encoded in a region of the Deltaproteobacteria bacterium genome:
- a CDS encoding aspartate 1-decarboxylase, with product MRYTLLAGKIHRATVTNTDLEYEGSITIDKDLLEAARIPLYSQVQIYNITNGERFETYAIMGGRGSGTIALNGAAAHKANAGDIIIIACYCHVSAKDVLSHKPSLVYVDQNNAITETKQG from the coding sequence ATGAGATACACGTTGCTTGCGGGCAAGATCCATCGTGCGACAGTAACGAATACCGATCTGGAGTACGAAGGATCCATCACCATTGACAAGGACCTCCTTGAAGCGGCCAGGATTCCCCTGTACTCCCAGGTCCAGATCTACAACATCACCAACGGGGAGAGGTTCGAGACCTACGCCATCATGGGCGGACGGGGGTCGGGCACCATTGCGCTTAACGGCGCCGCCGCGCACAAGGCAAATGCCGGGGATATTATCATCATCGCGTGCTATTGCCATGTTTCGGCCAAGGATGTTCTCTCCCATAAACCGTCACTGGTCTACGTGGACCAAAACAACGCCATCACCGAGACAAAACAGGGATAG
- a CDS encoding pantoate--beta-alanine ligase — protein sequence MKIISTIQQMHEYAVRRRHDGDRIGFVPTMGFLHEGHLSLIRKAREENHTLVTSIFVNPTQFGPTEDLESYPRDMERDAALCRDSGVDVLFAPSAEQMYPDGFCTTVHVAGLTDVLCGRSRPGHFDGVTTVVVKLFSIVRPHRTYFGLKDYQQYLVIRRMARDLDLDLEVIGLPIVREDDGLAMSSRNTYLSTEERVSALSLNRSLDAAKRMVASGIRDTKTIEARVRSIIEEEPHTRVDYVQVVNAQDLTPMDHMEEDALLALAVSVGGAKLIDNAILQTGKSEKPLMDSLRHNQN from the coding sequence ATGAAGATTATTTCGACCATACAACAGATGCATGAATACGCGGTCCGGCGGAGGCACGACGGTGACCGGATCGGGTTCGTCCCCACCATGGGATTTCTTCACGAGGGGCATTTGAGCCTGATTAGAAAGGCCCGGGAGGAAAACCACACCCTCGTAACGAGTATCTTCGTAAATCCGACCCAGTTCGGCCCCACCGAGGATCTGGAAAGCTACCCGAGAGACATGGAGCGGGATGCCGCTTTGTGCCGCGATTCCGGTGTGGATGTCCTTTTCGCCCCCTCGGCCGAGCAGATGTATCCGGATGGTTTTTGTACCACCGTCCATGTCGCCGGTCTGACGGATGTGCTGTGCGGCCGGTCCAGGCCGGGCCACTTCGACGGCGTCACAACGGTCGTGGTCAAACTTTTCTCCATCGTCCGCCCCCACAGGACATACTTCGGCCTGAAGGACTACCAGCAGTATCTGGTCATAAGGAGAATGGCCCGGGACCTTGATCTGGACCTGGAAGTAATCGGGCTTCCCATCGTACGGGAGGACGATGGCCTTGCAATGAGCAGCAGGAACACTTACCTCTCCACTGAGGAACGCGTGAGCGCCCTTTCCCTCAACCGATCCCTGGACGCGGCGAAACGTATGGTCGCCTCCGGAATTCGGGACACGAAAACCATTGAGGCCCGGGTTCGATCAATAATCGAAGAGGAGCCGCACACCAGGGTGGATTACGTCCAGGTGGTGAACGCGCAGGACCTTACCCCCATGGATCACATGGAGGAGGACGCGCTGCTTGCGCTGGCCGTCTCTGTCGGCGGCGCCAAGCTTATCGACAACGCTATTTTACAAACAGGCAAATCGGAAAAACCATTGATGGACTCTTTACGACACAATCAAAATTGA
- the panB gene encoding 3-methyl-2-oxobutanoate hydroxymethyltransferase translates to MKKQVTNQTIMGMKGKEKIAMLTAFDYPSALFGERAGAEIILVGDSLGQTVLGYDTTLPVTMEDMLHHTRAAARGCENAYLVADMPFGSYQAGPDQAFRNAARFLKEAGAKSVKLEGGVHMAATIEFLAARGIPVMGHVGLTPQSVHQMGGYRIQGRGEEGLAALLEDARAVQESGAYSMVLEGIPLEAARRITRDLVIPTIGIGAGPFCDGQVLVFNDVLGIYDRFVPKFVKRYAQLGAEMEKALGEFVRDIKDEKFPDEEHSYE, encoded by the coding sequence ATGAAAAAACAGGTCACCAACCAGACCATAATGGGAATGAAAGGGAAGGAAAAGATAGCCATGTTAACGGCTTTTGACTACCCCTCCGCCCTGTTCGGGGAGAGAGCCGGGGCTGAGATTATCCTCGTTGGAGATTCCCTCGGACAGACGGTACTCGGATACGACACTACCCTGCCTGTCACCATGGAAGATATGCTCCATCACACGCGGGCAGCCGCCAGGGGATGTGAAAACGCCTATCTCGTTGCGGATATGCCGTTTGGTTCCTACCAGGCCGGTCCCGACCAGGCTTTCAGGAACGCTGCCCGGTTTCTCAAGGAGGCCGGTGCAAAGAGCGTCAAGCTGGAGGGCGGTGTCCACATGGCCGCGACCATCGAATTCCTGGCCGCCAGGGGAATTCCCGTTATGGGTCATGTCGGTCTTACACCGCAATCCGTCCACCAGATGGGAGGGTACAGGATACAGGGACGCGGAGAGGAGGGTCTCGCGGCTCTCCTGGAGGACGCCAGGGCCGTTCAGGAATCCGGCGCCTACTCCATGGTCCTTGAGGGAATACCATTGGAGGCCGCCAGAAGGATCACCCGGGATCTCGTGATTCCTACCATCGGTATTGGCGCCGGACCCTTCTGCGATGGGCAGGTTCTGGTTTTTAACGATGTGCTGGGCATCTACGACCGGTTTGTCCCGAAGTTCGTCAAACGCTACGCACAGCTGGGGGCTGAAATGGAAAAAGCCCTGGGGGAGTTCGTCAGGGACATCAAAGATGAAAAGTTCCCCGATGAGGAACACAGTTATGAATAG
- a CDS encoding deoxynucleoside kinase, with protein MIDKRYIVVEGPIGVGKTSLVEMIGEEFGARVILERVEDNPFLPGFYRDPSRHAFQTQIFFLLSRFQQQKELAQQDLFSQSIVCDYLFAKDRIFASVNLGEDELALYRQIYSLLDQRIPRPDLVIYLQSPTEVLQQRIRRRGRSFEREINRDYIAAVNEAYNRFFFSYDRTPLLIINTADVDFVRRPEDFQDLVREIRRMRKGVQFYVPLGSA; from the coding sequence ATGATTGATAAAAGATATATCGTGGTCGAAGGACCCATCGGCGTTGGAAAAACGAGCCTCGTGGAGATGATCGGCGAGGAGTTCGGGGCAAGGGTCATCCTTGAAAGGGTTGAGGACAATCCTTTCCTTCCCGGATTCTATCGCGATCCGTCCAGACATGCCTTTCAGACCCAGATATTCTTCCTCCTGAGCCGCTTTCAGCAGCAAAAAGAGCTTGCACAACAGGATCTTTTCAGCCAGAGTATAGTCTGTGATTATCTGTTCGCCAAGGATCGCATCTTCGCGTCGGTAAACCTTGGTGAGGATGAGCTTGCGTTATACCGGCAGATATACAGCCTGTTGGACCAGAGGATACCAAGGCCGGATCTCGTGATTTACCTCCAGTCCCCCACCGAGGTGCTTCAGCAACGTATCAGGAGGAGGGGCAGGAGTTTTGAAAGAGAGATAAACCGCGATTATATCGCGGCTGTCAACGAGGCCTATAACAGGTTCTTTTTTAGTTACGATCGAACCCCTCTCCTGATCATCAACACCGCTGATGTTGATTTCGTCAGGAGACCGGAGGACTTCCAGGACCTGGTCCGGGAGATCCGAAGGATGAGAAAAGGGGTTCAATTCTATGTGCCGCTTGGATCCGCCTGA
- the folK gene encoding 2-amino-4-hydroxy-6-hydroxymethyldihydropteridine diphosphokinase, with the protein MTFRNAVYIGLGSNMGDRAINLEKAVMMLDRHPAITVNVLSAVYETDPVGDVQGGPFLNIAASISTTLEPIDLLKSLLHIEKTMGRVRTPGVVAPRAIDLDILLFEDLLMDTPELTIPHPRLRSRRFVLEPLKELAPLLKIPGTDKTIREIGREVEEKHPEQVIRPMGRLGDD; encoded by the coding sequence ATGACCTTTAGGAACGCCGTCTACATCGGGCTCGGGAGCAACATGGGTGACAGGGCCATCAACCTGGAAAAAGCTGTCATGATGCTTGACAGACACCCTGCCATTACGGTCAATGTACTGTCCGCGGTATACGAAACGGATCCGGTCGGCGACGTGCAAGGGGGACCTTTTCTCAACATCGCGGCCTCGATTTCCACGACCCTTGAACCCATTGACCTGCTGAAATCTCTCCTTCACATTGAGAAAACCATGGGAAGGGTCAGGACCCCCGGGGTTGTTGCCCCGAGGGCCATTGATCTGGACATTCTGCTTTTCGAGGATTTATTGATGGACACTCCCGAACTGACCATTCCTCACCCGCGGCTCCGGTCGAGACGATTTGTCCTCGAACCCCTGAAGGAGCTGGCTCCTCTCCTCAAAATACCGGGGACAGATAAGACCATCAGGGAGATTGGCCGAGAGGTTGAAGAAAAACACCCGGAACAGGTAATTCGACCCATGGGGAGATTGGGTGATGATTGA
- a CDS encoding LL-diaminopimelate aminotransferase, with product MKIEQADRLKMLPPYLFAEIDRKKAALAARGVDIISLGIGDPDLPTPPHIIDRLKSSAEDPVNHQYPSYDGLLSFRRSIADWYAARFGVDLDPEKEVVSLVGSKEGIAHIPLAFVNPGDVVLCPDPAYPVYNIGTLFAGGVPYFMPLEEKNRFLPELEAVPKDVLKRARLLFLNYPNNPTSACADGNFFRQVVDFAMENGIMVCHDAAYTEVFFDDEPPVSFLQTPGAKEVCIEFHSLSKTYNMTGWRIGFASGNAEAVAGLGKIKSNIDSGIFQAIQEAGITALESDQGPVAEMRRIYQGRRDLACRFLSRMGFSLTVPRATFYLWVATPAGLTSADFVSRVLQETGVVLTPGNGFGKHGEGYFRISLTVNEQRLEEAFTRMDRMQW from the coding sequence ATGAAAATAGAGCAGGCTGACAGGCTGAAAATGCTCCCCCCATACCTCTTTGCCGAGATAGATCGCAAGAAGGCCGCATTGGCGGCCAGGGGAGTAGACATCATCAGCCTCGGCATCGGCGACCCCGATCTTCCCACACCGCCCCATATTATTGACCGCCTGAAGAGCTCTGCGGAAGATCCGGTCAATCACCAGTATCCAAGCTATGATGGATTGTTGAGTTTCCGCCGGTCTATTGCCGACTGGTATGCCGCCCGTTTCGGTGTGGACCTTGACCCCGAAAAAGAGGTCGTCTCTCTCGTCGGATCCAAGGAAGGGATCGCCCACATTCCCCTCGCCTTCGTTAATCCGGGCGACGTGGTGCTTTGTCCCGATCCGGCCTACCCGGTATACAATATCGGCACTCTTTTTGCCGGAGGCGTTCCCTACTTCATGCCGTTAGAGGAGAAAAATCGATTTCTTCCCGAGCTTGAAGCCGTGCCGAAGGATGTGCTCAAACGCGCCAGGCTGCTTTTTTTGAACTACCCCAACAACCCGACATCGGCATGCGCCGATGGGAATTTTTTTCGGCAGGTTGTTGACTTTGCCATGGAGAACGGCATCATGGTATGCCATGATGCCGCCTATACCGAGGTTTTCTTCGATGACGAGCCTCCCGTAAGCTTCCTGCAGACCCCGGGCGCTAAAGAGGTCTGTATCGAGTTTCACTCCCTGTCGAAAACCTACAACATGACAGGGTGGCGAATCGGGTTCGCATCGGGCAATGCCGAAGCGGTGGCCGGTCTCGGGAAGATCAAGAGCAATATCGATTCGGGAATTTTTCAGGCCATCCAGGAGGCAGGGATCACGGCGCTGGAATCCGATCAGGGACCTGTGGCCGAAATGCGGAGGATCTACCAGGGAAGAAGGGACCTGGCCTGCCGCTTTCTGAGCAGGATGGGGTTTTCCCTCACAGTGCCCAGGGCTACCTTCTACCTTTGGGTGGCCACCCCGGCGGGCCTGACCTCGGCGGATTTCGTCTCCCGGGTCCTTCAGGAGACGGGTGTTGTTCTCACCCCCGGAAACGGGTTCGGAAAACACGGCGAGGGGTACTTCCGCATCTCCCTGACGGTGAACGAACAGCGCCTCGAGGAGGCCTTCACGCGCATGGATCGGATGCAATGGTAG
- the dapB gene encoding 4-hydroxy-tetrahydrodipicolinate reductase — MIKATVSGAAGRMGRAIIGAMHTADGISLIGALERKGHPALGQDAGRLAGKGDLGIPLVSEIAPLLKEADVLIDFTAPDAALQSVEACAKADTPAVVGTTGLSSDQVTSMTLFSRTIPVVLAPNMSVGVNLLFKLAETAARSLGDGYDVEIIEAHHRLKKDAPSGTAMRLAEVVAGALGRDLDRTACYSRRGIIGERGKDEIGIQTIRAGDIVGEHTLILAGPGERLELTHRAHNRDNFALGAIRAARWVVNQPAGLYTMADVLGLG, encoded by the coding sequence ATGATCAAGGCAACCGTTTCAGGCGCCGCGGGCCGAATGGGCCGTGCCATTATCGGAGCAATGCATACCGCTGACGGTATCAGCCTGATCGGCGCTCTCGAGAGGAAAGGACATCCGGCCCTGGGGCAGGACGCGGGGCGGCTGGCGGGTAAAGGTGATTTGGGAATCCCCCTGGTCAGTGAAATTGCCCCTCTCCTCAAAGAGGCCGATGTCCTTATAGATTTTACCGCCCCCGACGCGGCCCTTCAGTCCGTGGAGGCATGTGCAAAGGCCGACACCCCGGCAGTGGTGGGGACCACCGGTCTTTCCTCCGATCAGGTCACCTCGATGACTCTCTTTTCACGGACCATCCCTGTCGTCCTCGCTCCAAACATGAGCGTAGGGGTAAACCTTCTGTTCAAGCTGGCCGAGACGGCGGCCAGGTCCCTTGGCGACGGTTATGATGTGGAGATTATCGAGGCCCATCACCGGCTGAAAAAGGACGCGCCGAGCGGCACCGCCATGCGCCTTGCCGAGGTGGTGGCCGGCGCGCTAGGGAGGGATCTTGACCGGACCGCGTGCTATTCCCGCCGGGGGATTATCGGGGAACGGGGAAAAGATGAGATCGGCATACAGACTATCCGGGCGGGCGACATTGTCGGGGAGCACACCCTTATCCTGGCAGGGCCGGGAGAACGCCTTGAACTGACTCACCGCGCCCACAACCGAGACAACTTCGCCCTTGGCGCCATTCGGGCTGCCCGGTGGGTCGTGAACCAGCCTGCCGGCCTGTACACCATGGCGGACGTACTTGGGTTGGGTTAG
- a CDS encoding 4-hydroxy-tetrahydrodipicolinate synthase: protein MFKGCMTALITPFSGGKIDADALRRHIDFQIDNGIDGLVPCGTTGEASTLNHEEHIEVVRITVEHVNGRVPVIAGSGSNSTEEAVRLTERVREVGADACLMITPYYNKPTQEGLYQHFSYIAGQVDIPIILYNVPGRTGVNMLPETVGRLAGIPNIVGLKDATGDLKQASYTIQAVTDDFVILSGEDALAYPLMSIGGRGVISVVSNIAPRQMADLTGSFLGGDVKKARELHHLLLPLCDAMFLETNPIPVKGALFMMGRIKNELRLPMVPLSDASRLKLRKALGEFGINIS, encoded by the coding sequence ATGTTTAAAGGGTGCATGACAGCTCTTATTACCCCATTTTCGGGAGGGAAAATCGATGCCGACGCTCTTCGCCGGCACATCGACTTCCAGATCGACAATGGGATCGACGGCCTGGTACCCTGCGGTACCACGGGTGAGGCTTCAACCCTGAACCATGAGGAGCACATCGAGGTGGTTCGGATCACAGTGGAGCATGTGAACGGCCGGGTGCCCGTCATTGCCGGGTCCGGCTCCAATTCCACCGAGGAAGCAGTCAGGCTGACCGAACGCGTCAGGGAAGTCGGCGCCGACGCCTGTCTGATGATCACCCCTTACTACAATAAACCTACCCAGGAGGGACTCTATCAGCATTTCAGCTACATCGCCGGACAGGTGGACATACCCATCATCCTCTACAATGTACCCGGAAGAACGGGGGTTAACATGCTGCCCGAGACTGTTGGCCGGCTGGCCGGGATACCCAATATTGTGGGGCTCAAGGACGCCACCGGTGACCTGAAGCAGGCCAGCTACACCATCCAAGCGGTAACGGACGACTTCGTTATCCTCTCCGGTGAGGACGCTCTGGCGTATCCCCTCATGAGTATCGGCGGCCGGGGGGTTATCTCCGTTGTATCCAACATCGCGCCCCGTCAGATGGCGGACCTGACAGGGTCCTTTCTTGGGGGTGATGTAAAGAAGGCCCGCGAGCTTCATCACCTGCTGCTGCCGCTGTGCGACGCCATGTTTCTGGAAACCAACCCAATCCCGGTCAAGGGAGCTCTCTTTATGATGGGCCGCATAAAAAATGAACTCAGACTGCCCATGGTCCCCCTGTCCGACGCTTCCCGATTGAAGCTCCGGAAAGCCCTCGGAGAGTTTGGCATAAATATCTCCTGA
- a CDS encoding diaminopimelate epimerase — translation MKFPINFTKMSGTGNDFILIDNRSGVVGEDEMVPLAVQVCRRRQSVGADGLILIHNDPELDFSWRFFNSDGSEAEMCGNGARCAARFAFTENISGPLMIFRTTAGPIEAEMRDSRVRIQLTPPQGMERIFSLRLGGEDEIEAGFINTGVPHTVILVDEADLDDTPVPDLGREIRYHPRFAPAGTNVNFVAISDTRTIRIRTYERGVEGETLACGTGAVAAAVICTARKLVTPPVEVRTCGGESLTIYIDPVDPVRGRTCLEGAAHIIYRGQLTGETVPGGKNV, via the coding sequence ATGAAATTTCCCATAAACTTCACCAAAATGAGCGGCACGGGAAACGATTTCATCCTCATTGACAATCGATCCGGCGTTGTCGGGGAAGATGAAATGGTGCCTCTGGCTGTGCAGGTGTGCAGAAGACGCCAATCGGTGGGCGCCGACGGTCTTATACTTATCCATAACGACCCCGAGCTGGATTTTTCCTGGCGTTTTTTCAACTCCGACGGGAGTGAAGCTGAAATGTGCGGGAACGGGGCAAGGTGCGCCGCCCGCTTTGCCTTTACGGAAAATATTTCCGGGCCCTTGATGATTTTCAGGACGACGGCAGGGCCAATCGAAGCCGAGATGAGGGACAGCAGGGTCCGTATTCAACTCACCCCCCCGCAGGGCATGGAGAGGATATTTTCCCTCCGTCTGGGAGGTGAGGATGAGATTGAGGCTGGTTTCATCAACACCGGTGTGCCTCACACTGTGATCCTCGTGGACGAAGCGGACCTTGACGACACCCCGGTGCCGGATCTGGGCAGGGAGATCCGCTACCATCCCAGGTTCGCTCCGGCCGGCACCAATGTAAATTTCGTAGCGATTTCAGACACCCGGACTATTCGTATCAGGACTTACGAGAGGGGCGTTGAGGGAGAAACCCTGGCATGCGGAACCGGCGCCGTCGCTGCGGCGGTCATCTGCACGGCACGGAAATTAGTAACACCTCCGGTAGAGGTCAGGACATGCGGCGGAGAATCCCTTACCATTTACATTGATCCGGTCGATCCTGTCCGCGGCCGGACCTGTCTTGAAGGCGCTGCCCACATTATCTACCGCGGGCAGCTGACTGGGGAGACTGTCCCGGGAGGTAAAAATGTTTAA
- the lysA gene encoding diaminopimelate decarboxylase encodes MNYFTYRENELYCEEVPVETIAEEVGTPFYLYSATTIERHYRVFEEAFADARHLVCFSVKSNSNMAVLNLMGSMGSGADIVSSGELFRAMKSGIDPGKIVYSGVGKRDDEIRYALSAGILMFNVESEEELKAIGRVAGDMSKVAPVSLRVNPDVDPKTHPYISTGMKKNKFGIPIIEARSLYRKAAEMDHLNVVGIGCHIGSQLTTSTPFGDAISKMMELVYHLDNEGIRIDYIDVGGGLGIVYEKESPPLPADYAETVLRAVGNSDRTLIFEPGRVLLGNAGALVTRVLFNKRGPTKNFVIVDAGMNDLIRPSLYEAYHEIKTVVRTDRTEIVTDVVGPICESTDFLARDHVLSQVVSGELLAVMSAGAYGFSMASQYNSRPRCAEVMVREGRFQVIRDRETFEDLVKGERFLRE; translated from the coding sequence GTGAACTACTTTACTTACAGGGAAAACGAGCTTTACTGCGAAGAGGTGCCGGTGGAGACCATCGCCGAGGAGGTAGGCACACCTTTCTACCTGTATAGCGCCACTACCATCGAACGCCATTACAGGGTATTTGAGGAAGCCTTCGCCGACGCCAGGCATCTCGTCTGTTTCTCGGTCAAATCCAACTCCAACATGGCCGTCCTCAACCTGATGGGATCCATGGGCTCGGGTGCCGACATCGTCTCGTCGGGGGAACTCTTCAGGGCGATGAAAAGCGGTATCGATCCTGGAAAAATTGTCTATTCCGGCGTGGGAAAGAGGGATGACGAGATTCGTTACGCCCTGTCCGCTGGGATACTGATGTTCAACGTTGAATCTGAAGAAGAGTTGAAGGCGATTGGACGTGTCGCCGGAGACATGTCCAAGGTGGCTCCGGTTTCCCTGCGCGTCAACCCTGACGTCGACCCCAAGACACACCCTTACATCTCCACCGGGATGAAAAAAAACAAGTTCGGCATTCCGATAATCGAGGCACGCTCTCTTTATCGGAAGGCCGCGGAGATGGACCATCTGAATGTGGTGGGGATCGGCTGCCACATCGGCTCACAGCTGACCACCTCCACCCCTTTCGGTGATGCGATATCGAAAATGATGGAGCTGGTCTACCATCTGGACAACGAGGGGATAAGGATAGATTACATTGACGTCGGCGGAGGGCTTGGTATTGTCTATGAAAAGGAATCCCCTCCGCTGCCTGCAGACTATGCCGAAACGGTCCTCCGCGCGGTGGGAAACTCCGACCGAACTCTCATTTTCGAGCCCGGCCGTGTTCTGTTGGGCAACGCCGGAGCGCTCGTAACCAGGGTGCTTTTCAACAAGCGGGGCCCAACAAAAAATTTCGTTATCGTGGACGCCGGCATGAACGATCTTATCCGGCCAAGCCTGTATGAGGCGTACCACGAGATCAAAACGGTGGTAAGGACCGACCGTACGGAGATTGTCACGGACGTCGTGGGGCCCATATGCGAATCCACCGATTTTCTGGCCAGGGACCATGTGCTTTCCCAGGTTGTCTCAGGTGAACTCCTGGCCGTAATGAGCGCCGGCGCCTACGGGTTTTCCATGGCATCCCAGTACAACTCCCGCCCACGATGTGCGGAGGTTATGGTAAGGGAGGGACGATTCCAGGTTATCCGGGACCGGGAGACCTTCGAGGACCTCGTTAAAGGGGAGCGGTTCCTTAGGGAATAA
- the argH gene encoding argininosuccinate lyase, whose translation MSKKPWKGRFQDETADLMERFSESVSFDQRLYRHDIEGSMAHARMLGERGIIPEEDARKIVEGLVKIRGQIDSGTFQWDSSLEDVHMNIESSLGDLVGDAGLKLHTARSRNDQVALDFRMFIREESGKMGDLLAGLLEALLSAAEGNFGTVMPGYTHMQRAQPVLLSHHLMAYFEMFRRDHERFTRMADSLNVSPLGAGALAGTTFPIDREKTARDLGFSRISRNSMDAVSDRDFAAEFLFTAALCQVHLSRLAEEIVLWSTQEFSFVILPDSYCTGSSMMPQKKNPDPAELVRGKTGRAIGNLTSLLVILKGLPMTYNRDLQEDKEPVFDSADTLSASLEVMTGLISNTRFDQKRLQNATVDGFTTATDLADYLVTRGIPFRKAHEIAGQMVGACLDRGCALTDLTLDEMRHHSEHIDRDVYDALSVQSSVKRRDVPGGTAPGRVKKAMEEARVFLDQNTVDN comes from the coding sequence ATGAGCAAGAAACCATGGAAGGGCCGTTTTCAAGATGAAACCGCAGATCTTATGGAACGATTCTCCGAATCGGTTTCATTCGATCAAAGGCTGTACCGCCACGATATCGAGGGGAGCATGGCCCATGCCCGGATGCTGGGAGAGAGGGGCATCATCCCGGAGGAGGACGCCCGAAAAATAGTTGAAGGCCTTGTGAAGATCCGAGGCCAGATCGACAGTGGAACATTCCAATGGGATTCGTCCCTCGAGGACGTTCACATGAACATCGAATCCTCCCTGGGCGACCTTGTCGGGGACGCCGGCCTGAAACTCCACACGGCCAGGAGCCGCAACGACCAGGTTGCCCTGGATTTCAGGATGTTCATCCGGGAGGAGTCCGGAAAGATGGGTGACCTTCTTGCCGGCCTTCTTGAGGCCCTCCTTTCCGCGGCCGAGGGGAATTTCGGCACTGTGATGCCTGGTTATACCCACATGCAGCGCGCCCAGCCGGTCCTGCTTTCTCATCATCTTATGGCCTATTTCGAGATGTTCAGACGTGATCACGAACGATTTACCCGGATGGCGGACAGCCTCAACGTTTCCCCCCTGGGCGCCGGCGCTCTCGCGGGGACCACATTCCCCATTGATCGGGAAAAAACAGCACGGGACCTCGGTTTTTCCAGGATATCGCGAAACAGCATGGACGCCGTCTCCGACAGGGATTTTGCTGCGGAATTCCTTTTCACCGCGGCCCTGTGCCAGGTTCATCTCAGCCGCCTGGCCGAAGAGATCGTCCTATGGTCGACGCAGGAGTTCTCTTTCGTTATCCTGCCGGACTCCTACTGCACCGGAAGCAGCATGATGCCCCAGAAGAAAAATCCCGACCCGGCCGAGCTCGTGCGGGGTAAGACCGGAAGGGCCATTGGCAACCTGACGTCCCTGCTGGTTATCCTCAAGGGCCTGCCCATGACATATAACCGCGACCTCCAGGAGGATAAGGAACCGGTATTTGATTCGGCCGACACTCTCTCAGCCTCGCTTGAGGTCATGACGGGGTTGATCTCCAATACCCGATTCGACCAAAAGCGGCTTCAGAACGCCACGGTGGACGGCTTCACTACCGCCACCGATCTGGCCGACTACCTGGTCACCCGGGGCATCCCTTTCCGGAAGGCCCACGAGATTGCAGGACAAATGGTGGGAGCTTGCCTGGATAGGGGTTGTGCCCTCACCGATCTTACGCTCGACGAAATGCGGCATCACTCGGAACATATTGACCGGGATGTCTACGACGCACTGTCCGTTCAGTCTTCGGTAAAACGAAGGGATGTCCCCGGCGGAACCGCGCCCGGACGTGTTAAAAAAGCCATGGAAGAAGCCCGTGTTTTCCTCGATCAGAATACTGTTGATAATTAG